GCCTCCAGCCCCGCCAGTGACCGCAGCAAGGTCGATTTGCCGCAACCGCTCTCGCCGACGATGCCGAGCGTTTCGCCTTTATTGACCGTGAGGCTGACGCCGCGCACGACGTGGTTTTGGTTTTCTTTCGTGCCGTAGACGACATCAAGCTTGTCCACCGTGATCATCGCAGCACCTCCGCATCGATTGCCTGACGGTCCAGCACCTTGAGGCGCCGGACGGGATTGCGGGGATCGGGCATCGCCGCGATCAGGCCCCGTGTATAGGGATGCTGCGCATCTTCGAGCTTCGTCAGTGTCTCCACCACGCGCCCGCCATACATGACCAGAACGCGCTCGCAGAAGGCTGCGACCATGCGGATGTCGTGGCTGATGAGGATCAGGCCGGCATCGTTCTCGCGCACCATCTCATCCAGCAGCAGCAGGACATCCTTGCGCACGCTCACATCGAGAGCCGAGGTCGGCTCGTCGGCGATGACGAGCTTTGGTTTTGCCAGCAGCATCATGGCGATCATAACGCGCTGCCCCATGCCGCCCGAAATCTGATGTGGGTAGAGCCCCATCACCCGGTCGGGGTCACTGATGCGGACGCGCAGCAGCATATTGCGTGCAGCGTCTCTTGCCGCCGCACCCTTAAGCGCCAGATGCATTTCTGCCGCCTCCGCCACCTGTTTTCCGATCGGCAGCACCGGGTTCAGCGAATAACGCGGGTCCTGCATGATCAGCGCCATCTCGCTGCCGCGGATCGCGCCCATCTGGCGCTCGGATTTTTCGAGCAGCGGTTGCGAGAGGAAATCCATGCGCTCGGCGGTTACCGTGGCGCTTTTTGGCAGAAGCCGCATGGCCGCCCGGCCGGTCGTTGACTTGCCTGAGCCGGACTCACCGACGATGCCGACCCTTTCGCGGCCGACATCGAAACTGACATCGGACACGGCCGGAATGCTGTTGCGGCCGAACCGGACATTGAGGTTGCGGACCGAGAGGATGGGGGAGCTATCAGGAGCGGGCATGGCGCGGGTCCAGAAGGTCGCGCAGCGTATCGCCGGCGATGTTGAAGGCAAGGCTCGTGAGCAGGATGGCGATGCCGGGCATGACGGCGACCCACCAGTAGTCGAGCATGAATTTGCGGCCGCTCGAGATCATGGCTCCCCACTCCGGCAGCGGCGGTTGCGCCCCGAGGCCCAGGAAGCCGAGCGAAGCCGCGGTCAGGATGATGCCGGCCATGTTCAGCGTCAGTCGCACGATGACGGAGGGAATGCACATCGGCGCTATGTATAAAAACAGGATGCGCAGCGGCGAGGCACCATAAAGGCGGGCGGCGGCAACGTAGTCGGTATTGCGAACGACCAGCGCTTCCGCACGGGCAAGGCGCGCAATCGGCGGCCAGGCCGTCAGCGATATGGCGATGATCGCCGTACCGAGACCGGCACCCATGGCGGCCGCAAAGGCAAGGGCCAGAACGAGCGACGGGAAGGACAGCACGATATCGGTGGCACGCATCAGGATCGCATCGGTGCGTCCGCCGAAGAAACCGGCCATCACACCGATGGCGAGGCCGATCGGACCAACGATGATCGAGACCGAAAGCACGGTCTGGATGGTGATGCGGGTGCCATAAACGAGCCGGCTGAAAATATCGCGGCCGAATTCGTCGGTGCCGGCCAGATGCGCCCAGCTCGGAGGCTGAAGCGCGTTTTCGAGAACCTGGCTGGCCGGGTCAAACGGGGCAATCAGTGGCGCGAAAACCGCAACCAGAACCAGAATGGCCAGGATTGCAAAACCGAACATGCCAAGCGGTTCGTCCGCGAGCTTCCGCAGCGTGCGCCCCGTGGTGGTTGACAGGCGGGAGAGGGCGCTGCGGCGAGGAA
This is a stretch of genomic DNA from Agrobacterium fabrum str. C58. It encodes these proteins:
- a CDS encoding ABC transporter ATP-binding protein — translated: MPAPDSSPILSVRNLNVRFGRNSIPAVSDVSFDVGRERVGIVGESGSGKSTTGRAAMRLLPKSATVTAERMDFLSQPLLEKSERQMGAIRGSEMALIMQDPRYSLNPVLPIGKQVAEAAEMHLALKGAAARDAARNMLLRVRISDPDRVMGLYPHQISGGMGQRVMIAMMLLAKPKLVIADEPTSALDVSVRKDVLLLLDEMVRENDAGLILISHDIRMVAAFCERVLVMYGGRVVETLTKLEDAQHPYTRGLIAAMPDPRNPVRRLKVLDRQAIDAEVLR
- a CDS encoding ABC transporter permease, with protein sequence MTDITHTNPVPRRSALSRLSTTTGRTLRKLADEPLGMFGFAILAILVLVAVFAPLIAPFDPASQVLENALQPPSWAHLAGTDEFGRDIFSRLVYGTRITIQTVLSVSIIVGPIGLAIGVMAGFFGGRTDAILMRATDIVLSFPSLVLALAFAAAMGAGLGTAIIAISLTAWPPIARLARAEALVVRNTDYVAAARLYGASPLRILFLYIAPMCIPSVIVRLTLNMAGIILTAASLGFLGLGAQPPLPEWGAMISSGRKFMLDYWWVAVMPGIAILLTSLAFNIAGDTLRDLLDPRHARS